CTCAGGGAAGTGGGTCACCCAAGCCTTGTCCTGTTGGCAGTTTTCTTCCAGAACCTGGAGCTTTATCCTTCTCTCAATGCCGTCCTTGCCCTCCAGGGAAATACTGCCTCATTCCTGGAGCCTCACAACCCTCAGGTGGGGAACTTGCTTTATTCTAACTCTCTATGCATGTATTGTATCAGGCGTGGaacattctttttctttttttcaaggcttaaatcaaataattacaaaatacaaCCACATATTTATGGGTTTAATAACAGATTGTTTGATCCCATCTCTTCTGAAATAATGGCTCTTTGTGCTAGGTTTATGTCATGCCGGTTTCTTCTGTGCTGGAGGTGCTGATAGCCCCACACCACGAGCAAACTCTTCCATGTCAAAATGTCTTGTGGAAATCCTGGACTCTTACTCGATGGAAATAGACTTGGTCTTGTGGATGTACAACCTGTCCTGCTTCAACGTTTCTTCTAAATCTGGTATTGTTATGCATTTCTTAACATTTAAGTAGTGCAGTAAATGTTTCGCTGCTTAGTAGGacattttacaacattttctgttcagttgTGTATTATAGTCATTTATACATACAAATTAGAGAAACAGGGCAGCACAATGGCACATTGGAAGCAGTGTTGTCTTATAGGAAGAGGTTccgtggttctggttctacttGGCTCCTTTGTATGATCTTCcagtgcatgcatgggttctctcctgGCACTCCCACAATTCAAAACATGATTTTAGGTCACTTAGTTCTTAAGTATGTGTGTTAACATACATGGTCCTTTGCCCATGTTTATCTGTGTTGCCTTGTGGTGGACTTCAGGATGTATCTcaccaaatgtttttgcagcCCTGTagaaaaagatggatggatgaatggatgaaaaaaatccagactGCAGATTCAACAAAGGCTCATAAAGGGAGAATTACAGTAGAGATTTATCCATCGAGGACCAAGTCAAGAGAAATGTTGATAGAGGGCCGTCGTgtagaaataaaacatactgACCCCTAACCCAGAGATTTCAAAGCATTCTCTATTGAGCTCAGTTTTAATTGATCGTTTAAGTGAAAATTCTGCTATGAATTTAGTATGAATTGTAATTTTTGCTCTGGGTTTGTGCTGCATCATTACTATAACGTGTATTGTTGTGCAACACAACTCGCTCTTCAGCAACTGCCATCAAAATACTTTATCATAGGAAGCTCTGCATTGGTTGTGGGAAAAATAGTGGTATTGATCCAAAGCAATTAAAACACACTCCTTTCTACAGTCATTCTGTATTTTAGTGATGTGGATTTAGTTACACCACATTGATGAAGCTGTAAAGAATATTTCTTAGAACACTAGTTGTCATGTGACTCAAACTCTAGAAGTCCATAACATGGCTAATTTTCTTTATGCCCATGTTTTgatctgaaaagttactttaagcgaatgctacacacacacagttaaaagggaagttaaaatacaaacatgctATTGGTCATTCATTTGGGTTTGGtattgaaaaaaactttttttaaagtatgatAATTGATAATGTTTTATCAAAATGATCCTTAGAGCTGTGACCTTTTGACTGATGGAGATCCGAAAAGTAAAAACCATGGTAAAATGGCAAATTCCTTATCTGAGAAACTTTACACTTCtaaaaaactattgtttttatgtattccCAATGAACAACCACAAATTTGTTTAGCATATTCCTGTtataaaatgtgctatataagtAGAATTGactagaaaaatatatattttttggcaaGAACACATTCTATTGTTTGTGTCATTCTGCTGTTTtatacacatttttacaaatattatagtaagtttttgttttagagaGGCTTATCATAAGTGGCTCTGTTTGTGTCATTAGTGgatgttatgtaaaattgacttttttgagctttgtaTCATATTGAGATGTTATTCCttcaaaaaatgttgatttgatTGTGATGCGAGCGTGACTGACAGTGCAAAGACattcctcctgactctgattggttgtttttgacctggTGCAGTGTATTTTTGCAAATGGCAGTGAGACACCACTGAGCAGCCCTATAgctattttcttttatctcaAATTACCACTCTCAATTTATTTTGTCAGGACAAagagacagttttaacaaatatgtaaaagatatactgtatttttctgaaagttgaatactgcagctttaaggaacTCCTGAAAGGCTGCCACAAGAGATTCATagggatttcttaaacatgcacaaataaatcaaagcaacattctAGGTAGGTTTTTGCTGAgggaatgacattataacatgtagtacagctaaaaaaaaagtatattttgcaTTATTCCCCATTGCTCCCTTCCCTTTAAGAAACAGacagctgtttctgtttgtgtacTGTCCGTTTGATAAAAGATGTAAAACCAGCAGTTTTTTAGCTTTGTCTGCCATGTTCAGCTGCAGGGAGAAATGCTACCTGGATCAAAGTAGCTGCGATGCCTCTGGCAGATTCTGATCACAATGTGAATCACTTAGCAGAACATCTCAAGAGTCCACATTATACATGTTCCACCTACCGAGGAGATATATGTCCTAAGGGTGAGTAAATTCTGACACAATATAACTTTATCCCCTCTGCCATGGACATTTTCATCTTATGACATTGTCACTATATTTGCTGTAACATATAAGTACTTTCAAATGCGTGTGTCTAGTGTGTCTAAGATTCGagcatttttagatatttgaaaaaataatgaatgtagtgacacaaaacattttacagtagTTGTAGAAAGTGTTTACATGCACTTTCTATGATTAAACAATCTTTTCTGTCAATCAAAGCAGCAGAAGATGCTGATGGTTATGCAAAGTGAGCTGCCTCTTCTATTCGATGCGCCTCACTTTCCAAGTGTCTTCATTTGAAGATGTGAAAGTCTGAATGTCATATTGTGACCTCCCTCTTCAAAAGAAGCCTGGTGGTGGTGACGATGTGAATAAAGGCACTATAAAGTAGTTGCTCATATCAGCCCATAAAAGAACAAATTCAAATTCCTGCAGCAAAGTAATTAGTTCCTCTGAATTGTCAAAGAAGCTCTGctagatggaaaagaaaagattcaGTATTTATGCCTGTGTGCGGGGCGAGCTCTTgcgtaaaagaaaaagataatcCTCACGAGTTTCCTATCTTATAGCAGTTGAATAGTTCTATTGacagctgttgttgtttttcaggttTCTATTGTCCTTTGGGATCCGCTTATCCTAAGCTTTGTGATGTCGGATTTTACTGTAACCAGACGGGTCTAACAGCACCAGCAGGGCCATGCATGGGTGGTTATTACTGTCCCTGGGGGTCCTCAGATGCTTACGTCAACCCATGCCCCTCTGGACACTACTGCCCAGTTGGAACGCCTCTTCCCAAGCCATGCCCCCTAGGAACCGTTAAAAGTGAGACATTTTGGAATATAGTTGAACTTACTAAATTACTTTGATAAGTTTTCTCTGAAGAAAACTGCttgtaaaacaatttttgaaCACGTCTGTAATCCCTACCCATCCTGAGTTGGAAATAATGAGTATTCAGACACAAACCGGAGCTGAGATAAACAGGACCCAATCCTCTTCTGCTATCATTGTCAGTTTTTCCCCCCTGTTGTCCTCAAATGAACCGAATGTCTGTCTTTGTGGCTCACTGATgtggaaaaatatgaaaacagccactgaagggttttttttgttttttgttttacctccCTTGGGCGCTTATAAGTAATTATTGTCATAAAATGGTTTAATCGTGTAATTATATTCTCGTCTCGCTGCAGACAGCTAGAAGCTCATTAAGGTGTTCCGTAGCTCCTTTGTGTGGCTATGAATTAGAAACTGATGAGGGAGCAGGTACTTTGTAGTTTgcattaaaattacatttttatctatattaatgctttaattatttaatctcacATACTGATTTGatattgttttcttaaatatcCCAAAATTAACCGGTGCTGCGTATTGTTTCCTCTCTTTAATGAAGGCAAAGTAAACTTGTTTCAGAACAAATCATGGCCATCTGTGCTTGCCAACTGGGGATCTCTCTTACATCTGTTTTCAGAAATCTTATTTAGTTTCGCCAATGTATACAAAGCTTCATGGGCATTTTTACACCTGTATACCACATATTGCAAGTAGTGGAAAGATGTTTTACCTTTATGAGGATTTAGAAAAACATCTCCTTCGATCCAATTGAAGTCAATTTGTGTGGACACGTCTTTTGATCTCTTTAAATATTGTAGTAGATGTAGTAGTCAATAAAGTGCTTGATTCTCTATGAGACAGAGGTTTGGAGGCTAATACTTGATCCaaagtttcccccagaaaacttgctaagcctggtgggtgGGGCGctcggcagtcattcatccaacGGCGCATcatgtttttaagttaaaaaaatgtttaaagttgccaggaaatttgaaaatataatttgataattatgtgttattggaagattggGGGATTAATACTTGAATACTAACTATAAAgccttaaaaatgcaaacattttaaaaagacttaaaaaaataagcaatgcttagcctggtgggggcccaagtaaagcctggtggcccgccaggcttaaaATACACTGCTTGATACctgctaagattttttttttacataaccgtaacatttctttaaaactagGTCATCATACCTTCCATCTTTAAGTCTTTTTCATCTGTCCAAACCCAAAATGCTGCAAATCTTTCCCGATTTTCAACAACTGGCTGTAAAGGAGACTCCTTGAGGCTAAAGGGATAACTGCGGTAGTGCCAGAATGTCATCCTATCACTAGGTTTTCTATTAACCGTGgttgtaaaaagacaaaatttatttaattcacaGAATGAAACTGATTCATTGCTGCATTCTAAGCAAAATGCAAGCTTAGGCATAAACTTGCACTCTTCAAGTACATGATTGCACTTTAAGAGTGCACGCTTCAACTTTGAATATATTATCTATATATTAACCCTACATTTTGACTTCGGCTCAAAAGGATTATTGTGGTAAGTACATGTCACATGGATCTTTGAAAGACTTAATTATTTGTAACTGGGCAAtcaatttgttgttttacattttcttctgctgGTATGTTTGTTGTGTGTTAACCCCAGGTTTCCTTGGTGGATCCACAGTGGAGACATGTCAGCCATGTCCTCCAGGTCACTACTGCGATCAAAGAGGCGGCACTGAGCCAAATGGCCACTGTGTAGAGGGCTACTATTGTCCTGAAGGACAGACCTCTCAGAGACCACAACTGCATGTCTGCTCACTTGGACATTATTGTGAGAAGGTCAGCCATGTTCCATTAGTCCTCAAGCTCTTGTCAGTCATCACTGCTGAATTTTGTATGAGATTTCCTCACAGCAGAGTGCTCTGGTATGACAAGCACATTACTTTATGCTGCAGTCAATTAATGTTGTCTCCCAGACTGGATCAGTCTGTGTCAGTCTTCACCTTGTGCTGTGTCTGTCTCCATTCTTATCACGGCTCTGCAGTTATCACAGTTGATAGCTGCTGTTCCCCAGGTGTAAAGTcttgtaaaatcattttaattgtcatttCAGGGCAGTGTGAGACAGACCCCCTGTATTCCTGGCAGCTACCAGCACAGACAGGGCCAAGGGACCTGTGAAACATGCCCTCCTGGCTTCTATTGTCAAGATCAGGGTAAATCATAACTTGGACAGTGACTACACTTTTAGGAGATGAAGAACTGAATTTTGATTAGCCTTCATTCATGTAGTTTTTAATGAGAGcaaaggaaatgtttctttggGAATTGTGCATCAACACAGGAACGAGTCATCCGCTTCCCTGTGAAAGAGGACATTACTGCCCCTCTGCATCAGCAAATCAACGTCCCTGTCCATCAGGGACCTATGGAAACTTGTCAGGACTTGCAGAGCAGTCCCAGTGCACACCATGCGACCCTGGCATGTACTGCAAAGGAGCAGGTATTCCTCAAAGTGTAAGGAAATTACACTGTGCAGAAAGCTACAGTGTCAGTCAGAAGTTCACAGCCATTCATTATCAGCATGAGTGTCATgttattttaagctttttgtgatttgtttgaGATGTTTCGTTTTCAGAGTGGAAAGATTCAGAATAGAATAGATTCATCCCAGGGCAATGGAATACCTGCCTTATTCAAGTCAGTAATGCTGGATTTCCAACCTTATGAAGTTTATGAACATTTATCGTCAGAAACCGATCAGGATTTGGGTTTGATGGTCAAGATCTCAGCACAATTTACCTGGAACATTAGAATTGgcttttaataaatgaataataaagacTAACATAAACCTTTTGGGATCTTAACCGTATTCAGATGTGTGTGTTATGCATAGGTGCTGAAACTCTGCCAgaaaaccaacattttgattaaGATCTACCAATGCTGATTTAGAGTGGACAAATATGCACAAAGAATTATGCCTCAGGCTTGCTGAAGGCtatgaaaacagcttttaaagcTCATTGCCAATGTAATAACATTTTCCTATTTTGGAAAAACACAACTTcaaatgaattgttttaaaccataaaatgaATGACATTGATCCTCACAATGAATGTCTGCCAAATTTAAACAGACTAGTGGAATTTAAATGAAGTGCTAAAAAGTCAGACTGATCTTAGTGCTGTATTGTTCCTGTATAATGAGACATTTAAAGTGAAATGTGCTTCCAGGAAGGACTTTCCCCAGTGGGCTTTGTGCTGAGGGGTACGTTTGTGTCGGCGGCGCCTTTGATCATTCGCCATCAGACAGTCTGACAGGATTCCCATGTCCTCCTGGGTATTTCTGCCCCATGGGGACTTCTGCACCAAAACCGTGCCCTAAAGGAACATACAGGTGCAAATTGAGTTGTATCTCTTCAACCTTTGAATGTCTTTCCGTGGCACATACTATGTTATCTACAAAATATGACTTGATGTGAAATGTAATTGATTTTGACGTTTTGAGAATATGGTAACATAGATTTTTGCTAAGTTGTTTAAGTATTTGTATTTCTTGTCAACTGTCAATTTATtagtgaggtttttttttacaatgataCAACTAAACATACCAATCTTAATTTTCCTGTGTCTTATTATCAATTGctcatgtgtttttaaaacgTTTTGTGACAGTGAGCAAAGTGGGCTTGGAGACCTTTCTCAGTGTCAGAGCTGCAGTCCTGGTTTTTACTGTTCAGAACCTGGTCTCTCTTCAGTCTCTGGTCTCTGTCTCCCAGGTAAACATGGTCTCTCCCAAActtattgacattttttgcaaagatgtgtaaaaaaaaaaaacttaaaataaatgtatcacCAAAGTCCTGGATCCTCTCTTTTGCTCCCTTCTTGTCTGCTAACTCCACAGGTTTTATGAGGTCGATTTGTGTCTgaagaactttttttctttctctttttctttatccTGTCAAGAAAACAATGTCAGCCCATCGCATCCATGTGGAGCATTTGATGCCAAAATAGATCATGTTTGTCTTATCTAGCTAAATGCATGCTTAAACACGTgaggctttttttctttgtatgcCTCCCAAGCAACTGGTTGGCTTCAAGAGAGCAAAGACGTGGTGGAGCCAAGATGCCCCTTTTTGATGCTTGTTCTCTAACAGTTGGCTGTggaggttgttgtttttagtcTCCCTTAACCTGCTGCTCACTCTGCGTGGTGGCACCAaaagttgtgttattttttgtcacaattccaaatattttaatcttattttttaaatcttaaagttGTACAAACTTACACCCACCATAAGGTGCTGCAAATTGATATTAATAAGATGCCTGATTCAGTTGGTTAAACTTTCTTTATTCCTTCAGGTTACTACTGTCTAGAGGGTTCTCAGTCTGCTTCTCCAGGATCAGGTGACTTTGCAGGTATTTGTCCAGCAGGCCACTACTGTCTAGAAGGCACCAGTGTTCCCTTACCTTGCCCAGCTGGTTTCTACCAGAATAATCCTGGAAGCAAAGGCAAAGATGACTGTAAACCCTGTCCACCTGGTAATCCATAGCAAATTCTACAAAGCCTCTCATTTTAAGTGCTATGAATTCCtaatattttttagaattttacaGTTCCCATAATAATGCTTCTTCCAGGCTGGTTCCAGGATTTACCTGGCCAGAAAGAGTGTATTCCCTGCCCTGCGGGATTCCACTGCCAGCCTCTGAATCCTGGTCCCACCAGAGGGACTTCTCTTGGAGTTTCCAGTCCTCTGCCCTGCCCAGCTGGGCACATCTGTCCCAGAGATAGCTTGGAC
Above is a window of Xiphophorus hellerii strain 12219 chromosome 18, Xiphophorus_hellerii-4.1, whole genome shotgun sequence DNA encoding:
- the LOC116708342 gene encoding multiple epidermal growth factor-like domains protein 11, whose product is MPLADSDHNVNHLAEHLKSPHYTCSTYRGDICPKGFYCPLGSAYPKLCDVGFYCNQTGLTAPAGPCMGGYYCPWGSSDAYVNPCPSGHYCPVGTPLPKPCPLGTVKSFLGGSTVETCQPCPPGHYCDQRGGTEPNGHCVEGYYCPEGQTSQRPQLHVCSLGHYCEKGSVRQTPCIPGSYQHRQGQGTCETCPPGFYCQDQGTSHPLPCERGHYCPSASANQRPCPSGTYGNLSGLAEQSQCTPCDPGMYCKGAGRTFPSGLCAEGYVCVGGAFDHSPSDSLTGFPCPPGYFCPMGTSAPKPCPKGTYSEQSGLGDLSQCQSCSPGFYCSEPGLSSVSGLCLPGYYCLEGSQSASPGSGDFAGICPAGHYCLEGTSVPLPCPAGFYQNNPGSKGKDDCKPCPPGNP